A single uncultured Methanolobus sp. DNA region contains:
- a CDS encoding signal recognition particle protein Srp54, translated as MVMDKLGNSLQDALKKLVKSGRIDERTVNEVVKDIQRALLQSDVNVKLVMQMSQHIKERALKEEVPSGMNPREHVIRIVYQELISIIGKSTDIPLKPQTIMMIGLQGSGKTTTTSKLARYFQRKGLKPAVVCADTFRPGAYQQLKTLCTKLNVAFYGEEGNPDAVGIVERGLKELHKNDVLIVDTAGRHSLESDLITEMEEIHAVAKPDYKLLVLDGAIGQQASEQARAFNNSIGISGVVISKLDGTAKGGGALSAVSETNSSIAFIGVGETPDDLERFEPDRFISRLLGMGDIKSLIEKAEEALGEEDFDMEAMLRGRFTLKDMYKQLESLNKMGPMKQIMQMLPLGGMGAKIPEDAYQVTGDKLARYRVLMDSMTEEEMLNPRVIGSARIKRIARGSGCNPEDVRELLKYHKMMQTAMKGFRGGKFNMQKMMKKMGM; from the coding sequence ATGGTAATGGATAAACTCGGAAATTCCCTGCAGGATGCCCTTAAGAAACTGGTTAAATCAGGGCGTATCGACGAACGTACAGTGAATGAGGTCGTCAAGGATATCCAGAGGGCTTTACTCCAATCAGATGTCAATGTAAAACTTGTCATGCAGATGTCACAGCACATCAAAGAGCGTGCACTGAAAGAGGAAGTACCTTCCGGAATGAACCCCAGGGAGCATGTAATAAGGATAGTTTACCAGGAACTCATCAGTATCATCGGTAAAAGTACCGACATCCCACTTAAACCACAGACCATCATGATGATAGGTCTGCAGGGAAGCGGTAAAACAACCACCACATCAAAACTCGCACGTTACTTCCAGAGGAAAGGACTGAAACCGGCTGTAGTCTGTGCTGACACCTTCAGGCCGGGCGCATATCAGCAGCTAAAGACACTCTGTACCAAACTAAACGTTGCATTCTACGGAGAAGAAGGCAACCCTGATGCAGTAGGCATTGTAGAGAGAGGTCTTAAGGAACTGCACAAGAACGATGTTCTTATTGTGGATACTGCCGGGCGGCACTCACTTGAAAGTGATCTGATTACAGAAATGGAAGAAATACATGCTGTGGCAAAACCTGACTACAAGCTGCTTGTGCTTGATGGTGCGATCGGTCAGCAGGCAAGCGAGCAGGCACGTGCATTCAACAATTCCATCGGTATTTCAGGTGTTGTTATCTCAAAACTTGACGGTACCGCAAAAGGTGGTGGAGCACTTTCCGCAGTTTCAGAAACTAATTCATCTATCGCATTCATTGGTGTTGGTGAAACACCGGACGACCTTGAAAGATTTGAGCCTGACAGGTTCATCTCAAGACTTCTCGGAATGGGCGACATCAAGAGTCTCATCGAAAAGGCAGAAGAAGCCCTTGGAGAAGAGGACTTTGACATGGAAGCAATGCTCCGTGGCAGGTTCACTCTTAAAGATATGTACAAGCAGCTTGAAAGTCTCAACAAGATGGGACCAATGAAGCAGATAATGCAAATGCTGCCTCTTGGAGGAATGGGAGCAAAGATCCCTGAAGATGCATATCAGGTCACAGGAGACAAACTCGCACGCTATAGAGTACTTATGGACTCAATGACCGAGGAAGAAATGCTGAATCCAAGGGTGATCGGAAGTGCCCGTATCAAGAGAATTGCCAGGGGATCAGGCTGTAATCCTGAAGATGTCAGAGAGCTTTTAAAGTATCATAAAATGATGCAGACCGCCATGAAAGGATTCCGCGGTGGAAAATTCAATATGCAAAAAATGATGAAGAAAATGGGAATGTGA
- a CDS encoding DUF5654 family protein — MKAEVIEKLAALMTAAFGLVAALAWNGAIQSLFAEGAPLYFLAAWGVWAYAIFVTILAVVATIWIGKMAENAKK, encoded by the coding sequence ATGAAAGCCGAAGTTATTGAGAAATTAGCTGCGCTTATGACCGCAGCATTCGGGCTGGTAGCAGCCCTTGCATGGAACGGAGCAATCCAGTCACTGTTTGCAGAAGGAGCACCACTTTATTTCCTTGCTGCATGGGGAGTATGGGCATATGCTATCTTTGTAACTATCCTTGCAGTCGTAGCTACGATATGGATAGGAAAGATGGCAGAAAATGCAAAAAAATAA
- a CDS encoding GMP synthase subunit A: MRELKILVINNYGQFCHLIHRSVRDLDMETKIVANTTPVEEILDEEPDGLILSGGPTMERAGICSEYVESIDLPILGICLGHQIIAKTFGGEVSQGSSGGYADIEVEIVDEDDLLRGIGPKTSVWASHADEVVRMPEEFIQLARSNICECEAMRHEERPIFGVQWHPEVAHTQKGEKLLTNFFEICENY; encoded by the coding sequence ATGAGAGAGTTAAAGATCCTTGTTATCAACAATTACGGGCAGTTCTGCCACCTTATCCACCGTTCAGTAAGGGATCTGGACATGGAAACAAAGATAGTTGCCAACACCACTCCTGTTGAGGAAATTCTTGATGAGGAGCCTGATGGACTTATTCTTAGTGGCGGTCCTACAATGGAACGCGCAGGGATATGTTCTGAGTATGTGGAAAGCATTGACCTCCCAATTCTGGGAATCTGCCTTGGGCACCAGATAATCGCAAAGACCTTTGGCGGCGAAGTCAGCCAGGGCAGCTCCGGCGGTTATGCAGACATCGAGGTCGAGATAGTGGATGAAGACGACTTGCTTAGGGGAATCGGTCCAAAGACCTCTGTCTGGGCTTCACATGCAGATGAGGTTGTCAGAATGCCGGAAGAATTCATTCAGCTTGCAAGGTCTAACATTTGTGAATGTGAGGCCATGAGGCATGAAGAAAGACCTATTTTTGGAGTCCAGTGGCATCCTGAAGTGGCACACACACAAAAAGGAGAAAAGTTGCTGACGAATTTCTTTGAGATATGTGAGAACTATTAG